A window of Diadema setosum chromosome 2, eeDiaSeto1, whole genome shotgun sequence contains these coding sequences:
- the LOC140242829 gene encoding lutropin-choriogonadotropic hormone receptor-like, whose product MEASNVSFTCYNGDIHPLWAKCDGIVDCIGGSFEDEPEDCAYRRRNFTCNVEGQLQCNNGACVSADILCIYDISQSGYVKGCRDLSHLRSCEDFHCPEYTLKCPKSYCIPLRFRCNGRWDCIAGEDELNCDTSSPSLAAGEYSLPFPSTQRNIIRSAFLQFLTNESSVYGSTTPIQAVDEGIVSVVGPSGFSPTRYPFLAELELVSSNIELIPAAAFSNNGDLYSLSLFGNPISKIEKGAFSNLKNLRKLNLRDTGLPINSDIREALQEIKSLHTIYADTFTMCCIMELTPADSDDTTGCFAPADEFSSCSDLLKDTVLRISMWILGISAMVGNIFVIGLRAIRRHQVETSRIQSRLITHLAISDFFMGCYMMVIAGADFYFRGDYAIHADAWRASLLCRLAGFISTLSSEVSVFIIMLISLDRILCIVFVHHRDIQFSNKSCKIWLAVVWVISLVISLTPAVVPIAYFQQFYGKSSVCLGLPLTTERLPGWEYSITLFLGLNLVCFVVTAFCYVAIFVAVRRSAANFSKSKDHGRHTKRGMQVQVKLAAKMALIVGTDFICWMPIIIMGFLSAIRVVEIPADVYAWTAVFILPLNSSLNPYLYTLSTVWQRHRARQRANLKTDSDGVMETRLVSRVANTVDRDDSTRTREFHRILTSQCLLTPFNLPSATQRVLPLSKYIEEKGDSPSPEEAALIERCLRKGLNCLRSKTTRSWSITEDEIAVQVNSSGKVSRAFIVTVDPVVIEMLVGSKEQRNHIIHAGFMKKLTENLEQNAE is encoded by the exons ATGG AAGCATCAAACGTTTCCTTCACATGCTACAACGGTGACATCCATCCGCTATGGGCCAAGTGCGACGGTATTGTAGACTGTATCGGTGGCTCGTTTGAAGATGAGCCGGAAGATTGCG CCTATCGTAGGAGGAATTTTACGTGCAATGTGGAAGGCCAACTGCAATGCAATAACGGTGCTTGTGTGAGTGCAGATATCCTCTGCATCTACGATATCAGTCAGAGTGGCTACGTCAAAGGCTGCCGGGACCTTTCTCACCTCAGATCATGTG AGGATTTCCATTGTCCAGAGTACACGCTGAAATGTCCTAAGTCGTACTGCATACCTCTGCGCTTCAGGTGCAACGGTCGCTGGGATTGCATCGCAGGGGAAGATGAGCTGAACTGTGATACGTCGTCTCCCTCATTGGCTGCCGGCGAGTATTCCCTGCCATTCCCAAGCACCCAGAGAAA CATTATTAGGTCTGCGTTTTTGCAATTTCTGACAAACGAATCCTCGGTCTACGGAAGCACCACCCCAATCCAGGCTGTCGATGAGGGCATTGTGTCCGTTGTTGGCCCGTCCGGATTTTCACCCACGCGCTACCCTTTCCTTGCCGAACT GGAACTTGTGTCCTCTAACATCGAACTTATACCTGCTGCGGCATTTAGCAACAATggagatctgtacagtct ATCATTGTTTGGAAATCCCATATCGAAAATCGAGAAAGGCGCATTTAGCAACCTTAAGAATCTGCGGAAACT GAACCTTCGGGACACCGGCCTACCGATAAACAGCGACATACGTGAAGCTCTGCAGGAAATAAAATCTTTGCATACAAT TTATGCAGATACTTTCACCATGTGCTGCATCATGGAATTGACACCGGCCGATTCGGATGACACAACTGGCTGTTTCGCACCGGCAGACGAATTTTCGTCATGTAGTGACCTTCTGAAGGACACTGTGCTCCGTATTTCCATGTGGATATTGGGCATCAGCGCCATGGTGGGGAATATCTTCGTTATCGGACTGCGCGCAATCCGAAGACATCAGGTTGAAACCAGTCGAATCCAGTCACGACTGATCACTCATCTAGCCATATCCGACTTTTTCATGGGCTGCTACATGATGGTCATAGCGGGCGCAGATTTTTACTTCCGAGGCGACTACGCAATCCATGCTGATGCGTGGCGAGCCAGCCTCCTGTGTCGTCTGGCAGGGTTCATCTCTACCTTGTCCAGCGAAGTATCCGTCTTCATCATCATGCTAATCAGTCTAGATCGGATCCTGTGTATTGTGTTTGTGCACCATCGGGATATCCAATTCTCCAATAAATCTTGCAAGATATGGCTCGCAGTTGTTTGGGTAATTTCTCTAGTCATATCACTTACTCCAGCAGTGGTCCCCATCGCTTATTTTCAGCAATTCTACGGCAAATCCAGCGTGTGCCTAGGACTCCCTCTAACGACAGAACGACTGCCTGGATGGGAATATTCGATTACTCTGTTTCTTGGTCTGAATTTAGTATGCTTCGTTGTGACAGCATTCTGCTATGTCGCTATCTTCGTGGCTGTTCGCAGATCCGCGGCTAATTTTTCGAAGAGCAAAGATCATGGGAGACATACCAA GCGTGGAATGCAAGTACAGGTCAAATTGGCAGCCAAAATGGCACTGATCGTGGGCACTGACTTCATCTGCTGGATGCCCATCATTATCATGGGGTTTCTGTCCGCCATCAGAGTTGTCGAGATCCCTGCAGATGTCTACGCCTGGACAGCTGTTTTCATTCTCCCACTCAATTCGTCGCTAAATCCCTATCTCTACACTCTATCCACTGTTTGGCAACGCCATCGAGCGCGTCAGCGTGCAAACTTGAAAACTGATTCGGATGGCGTTATGGAGACAC GGCTCGTGTCTCGGGTTGCGAATACCGTGGACCGAGATGACTCGACCCGAACGCGGGAGTTTCACCGCATCCTCACATCCCAGTGCCTACTGACACCTTTCAACTTGCCCTCTGCCACCCAGCGCGTTCTCCCTCTCTCCAAATACATCGAGGAGAAAGGGGACAGTCCCTCGCCCGAGGAGGCGGCTCTCATCGAGCGCTGTCTGCGCAAAGGTCTCAATTGCCTCCGCTCGAAGACCACGAGGAGTTGGTCCATCACAGAGGACGAGATTGCAGTGCAAGTA